One Miscanthus floridulus cultivar M001 chromosome 11, ASM1932011v1, whole genome shotgun sequence DNA window includes the following coding sequences:
- the LOC136491131 gene encoding myb-related protein Zm1-like, with the protein MGKGRAPCCAKVGLNKGSWTPEEDMRLIAYIQRYGHANWRALPKQAGLLRCGKSCRLRWINYLRPDLKRGNFTAEEEETIIKLHAMLGNKWSKIASCLPGRTDNEIKNVWNTHLKKRVSPAGGEERGADGSKKKKKKAAAGGGAEEPLPSPSQSSSTTTTTNCSSGDDSGEQQSNTSKEEPDDDELDLENLDMMPMLDDPAAFGFDMLVDPVPPAPYGPAVSVSVSAPTSPCASSKSPPPAPACAPPGVDDHLLVLTEIDIDHELWSIIDGDGGASACTVAAAEAPASCCQLSNASEPPSGGANTTSHGAEEGKEWWLEDLERELGLWGSVEDYEYPTGPHGLVADHPDPLPAMVDDPVSCYFQAGPASAMLQEPGYSAAAVTSSNQMGL; encoded by the exons ATGGGGAAGGGCCGGGCACCGTGCTGCGCCAAGGTGGGGCTCAACAAGGGCTCCTGGACGCCGGAGGAGGACATGCGCCTCATCGCCTACATTCAGAGGTATGGCCACGCCAACTGGCGCGCCCTGCCCAAGCAAGCAG GGTTGCTGCGGTGCGGGAAGAGCTGCCGGCTGCGGTGGATCAACTACCTCCGCCCGGACCTCAAGCGCGGCAACTTCaccgccgaggaggaggagaccatCATCAAGCTCCACGCCATGCTCGGCAACAA GTGGTCCAAGATCGCGTCGTGCCTGCCGGGCCGGACGGACAACGAGATCAAGAACGTCTGGAACACGCACTTGAAGAAGCGGGTGTCGCCGGCCGGCGGGGAGGAGCGCGGCGCCGACgggtccaagaagaagaagaagaaagcagcCGCTGGCGGTGGCGCCGAGGAGCCGCTCCCGTCGCCGTCGCAGTCCTCGTCCACCACTACGACGACCAACTGCTCCAGCGGCGACGACTCCGGCGAGCAGCAGAGCAACACGAGCAAGGAGGAGCCGGACGACGACGAGCTGGACCTGGAGAACCTCGATATGATGCCCATGCTCGACGACCCAGCTGCCTTCGGCTTCGACATGCTGGTGGACCCCGTGCCTCCGGCGCCGTACGGCCCGGCCGTGTCCGTGTCCGTGTCCGCGCCCACGTCGCCCTGCGCCTCGTCCAAgtccccgccgccggcgccggcgtgcGCCCCGCCCGGCGTGGACGACCACCTGCTCGTGCTGACGGAGATCGACATCGACCATGAGCTGTGGAGCATcatcgacggcgacggcggcgcctcCGCTTGCACTGTAGCCGCCGCCGAGGCACCGGCGTCGTGCTGCCAGCTGAGCAATGCGTCAGAGCCGCCGAGCGGCGGCGCCAACACGACCAGCCACGGAGCGGAGGAGGGAAAGGAGTGGTGGTTGGAGGACCTTGAGAGGGAGTTGGGCCTGTGGGGCTCCGTGGAGGACTACGAGTACCCAACGGGCCCACATGGTCTGGTCGCTGACCACCCGGACCCGCTTCCTGCCATGGTGGACGACCCAGTGTCCTGCTACTTCCAAGCGGGCCCCGCCTCCGCCATGCTCCAGGAACCCGGATACTCTGCTGCTGCAGTCACAAGCAGTAACCAGATGGGGTTGTGA